The genomic window TGGCGGTGTCATCCCGCAGAGTTTCAGTGGTTGCGCAGTGCTTCGATCAAGTCGTCCTTGTTCATCTTCGAGCGGCCCTCAATGTCGAGCTCCGCGGCCCTTTCCTGTAATTCGTCGACGGTCCAATCTTCGTAGCTGCCCGCCTCGCCGCCCTTTTCGCCGACGTCCTCGCGGGAGGAATTCGCGGCGGCGTTGGCGATGCGGGCGGCCTTTTCCTTGCTGGCGCCGTCCTCGCGCAGCGACTCGTAGAGTTCGCCGTCTTTGACGGACGGGCCGCCTGGGGTCTTTTCCGGGTTCTTGTCCTGTGTCATGTGCCCGAGCGTAGCGAAAACACGAAGGCGGCCTCCCGCATATCGGGGAGGCCGCCTGGCACGCGGAGAAGGAATTTAGACCGCGTTGATGTCCAGGTACTCGCCGCCATCGGCGACGTCCACGTGCACGGTGTCGCCGTCGCGCACGTCACCAGCCAGCAGCTTCTTGGCCAGCTTGTCGCCGATCGCCT from Corynebacterium maris DSM 45190 includes these protein-coding regions:
- a CDS encoding DUF7218 family protein, which produces MTQDKNPEKTPGGPSVKDGELYESLREDGASKEKAARIANAAANSSREDVGEKGGEAGSYEDWTVDELQERAAELDIEGRSKMNKDDLIEALRNH